The Bombus terrestris chromosome 16, iyBomTerr1.2, whole genome shotgun sequence genome includes a region encoding these proteins:
- the LOC100648490 gene encoding cysteine-rich venom protein 6 — protein sequence MSRYLVVSLFVIMILGIYSIQDSTAGSECPENQQEHICGTLCEPTCSNPQPNRKLCPRIVCTRATSGCRCVKDTVRDTNSTQCVPLDQCSQ from the exons ATGTCTCGATATCTAGTAGTTTCTCTGTTTGTTATCATGATTCTTGGTATTT ATTCAATCCAAGACTCAACTGCCGGATCAGAATGTCCAGAAAACCAACAAGAACACATATGCGGAACACTATGCGAGCCAACCTGTAGTAATCCACAACCGAATCGCAAGCTTTGCCCTCGAATC GTATGCACTAGAGCCACTAGCGGCTGTAGGTGTGTAAAGGACACTGTTAGAGACACAAACAGTACACAATGTGTGCCACTGGATCAGTGTTCGCAATAA